The Actinomycetota bacterium genomic sequence ACACCGTCCAACGCATACTGGGGCGTGGCACGGGTCCTCGTGGTCGGAGCGGGCGGGGTGGGAGGCGCGTTCGGCGCCGCCCTGGCCCAGGCGGGACACGACGTGGTGTTCGTCGCCCGGGGAGCGAACCTGGAAGCGTTGCGCGACCGCGGCCTCCTCGTCACCGGCGCCCGCGGCACGATCTCTCTCCCGGTCGTCGCCGCGACCGACGACCCCGCGGACGCCGGGGAGCGGGACCTCGTCCTGCTGACCGTGAAGTCCTACGACCTCGAGGACGCGGCCTGGGCCGTGGCGCCTTGCGGCGGCATCGTCCTGACCCTCCAGAACGGGGTGGATGCCGCGGAGCGGGTGCGGGAGGTGCTGGGGGACGTCGTCCTCGCCGGCACCACGGGGATCGTCGCCGACCTCACGGAGCCTGGCCGCGTCGAGGTGGTCTCCACCTACGCCCGCATCACGTTCGGGGAGCCGGACGGCGGCTGGACCGCCCGGACGGATCTCGTGCACGGGTGGCTCTCGGCCGGAGGGTGGATCGAGTCCCAGCCGCAGCAGGACGTCCGCGTCGCGCTGTGGACGAAGATGTCGCTGATCTGCGCGATGGCCGGCCTGACGACCCTCTACGGCCGCCCGGTCGGCGAGATCCTGTCCGACCCGCATGGCGCGGCCACCTGGCGCCGCATCGTCGAGGAGGTCGAAGGGGTCGGCCGAGCCGCGGGGGTGCCCCTGCCGCCCGACCTGGTAGCGGAGCGCATGGAGTACTCCTCGCGGATCGACCCGGGCGCCACCTCGTCGATGTCGCGCGACCGGGCGCGCGGCAAGCGGCTCGAGGTCGACCACCTCAACGGGGCGATCGTGAG encodes the following:
- a CDS encoding 2-dehydropantoate 2-reductase, which gives rise to MARVLVVGAGGVGGAFGAALAQAGHDVVFVARGANLEALRDRGLLVTGARGTISLPVVAATDDPADAGERDLVLLTVKSYDLEDAAWAVAPCGGIVLTLQNGVDAAERVREVLGDVVLAGTTGIVADLTEPGRVEVVSTYARITFGEPDGGWTARTDLVHGWLSAGGWIESQPQQDVRVALWTKMSLICAMAGLTTLYGRPVGEILSDPHGAATWRRIVEEVEGVGRAAGVPLPPDLVAERMEYSSRIDPGATSSMSRDRARGKRLEVDHLNGAIVRAGERVGVPVPVNEAVYAGIRLAAVRT